A DNA window from Equus przewalskii isolate Varuska chromosome 12, EquPr2, whole genome shotgun sequence contains the following coding sequences:
- the ANKS4B gene encoding ankyrin repeat and SAM domain-containing protein 4B has product MSTRYHQAASDSYLELLKEATKRDLNLCDEDGMTPTLLAAYHGNLEALEIICSRGGDPDRCDIWGNTPLHCAASNGHAHCVSFLINFGANIFALDNDLQSPLDAAASREQTECVALLDKAATAQNIMNPKKVTRLKEQAQKNARRHVKECERLQEKHQNKMARTYSKEESGTLSSSKGSFSRSSLSNASASGTFGSLSKGIKDSFKLKFKKNKDTAEQVGNESRSRQRNVMEVFREEEEEEDVFSGDFKEKLQFSAEEDSHVQHDSILNRPGLGNIVFRKNRLSSSGDISDSKRELGFKMSTEVLQRQGAVEADKAEVDEEGEEKTHEDDLPWDEDEVEWEEDVVDATPLEVFLQSHHLEEFLPIFVREQIDLEALLLCSDEDLQSIQMQLGPRKKVLNAINRRKQVFQQPGQLVDTSL; this is encoded by the exons ATGTCCACTCGCTACCACCAAGCTGCTAGTGATAGCTACCTGGAACTTCTGAAAGAGGCTACCAAGAGGGATCTGAACCTTTGTGACGAAGATGGCATGACTCCTACACTACTGGCAGCCTACCATGGAAACTTGGAAGCCCTAGAAATAATCTGCAGCAGAGG GGGTGACCCCGATAGATGTGACATCTGGGGAAACACTCCTCTACATTGTGCAGCCTCTAATGGTCATGCCCATTGTGTCTCATTCCTGATCAACTTTGGTGCCAACATCTTTGCCCTGGACAATGACTTACAGTCTCCACTCGATGCAGCTGCCAGCAGAGAGCAGACTGAATGCGTTGCTCTCCTGGATAAGGCTGCCACAGCTCAGAACATCATGAACCCCAAGAAGGTCACCAGGCTGAAGGAGCAGGCTCAGAAGAATGCCAGGAGGCATGTTAAAGAGTGTGAGAGGCTCCAGGAGAAGCATCAAAATAAGATGGCCCGCACCTACAGCAAGGAGGAATCTGGGACTCTTTCTTCTTCCAAGGGCTCTTTCTCCAGGTCATCCCTTTCAAATGCTTCTGCTTCTGGTACATTTGGGTCATTGTCTAAGGGCATTAAAGATAGCTTCAAGCTAAAGttcaagaagaacaaagataCAGCAGAGCAGGTAGGGAACGAGAGCAGAAGTAGGCAGAGGAATGTGATGGAAGTGtttagagaggaggaggaagaggaagatgtaTTCTCAGGGGACTTCAAAGAGAAGCTCCAGTTCTCAGCAGAGGAGGACAGCCATGTGCAACACGATTCCATTCTAAACCGCCCAGGTCTAGGAAACATTGTTTTTAGAAAGAACAGACTATCAAGCTCTGGAGACATCTCAGACAGCAAGAGGGAGTTGGGGTTTAAGATGTCCACTGAAGTGCTTCAAAGACAGGGAGCAGTAGAGGCTGACAAAGCCGAGGTTGacgaagaaggagaggaaaaaacccaTGAAGATGATCTGCCTTGGGATGAGGATGAAGTGGAGTGGGAAGAAGACGTGGTCGATGCTACTCCCCTGGAAGTGTTCTTGCAGTCCCATCACCTGGAAGAATTCCTTCCCATTTTCGTGAGGGAGCAGATTGATCTAGAAGCTCTGTTGCTTTGCTCTGATGAGGACCTTCAGAGCATACAAATGCAGCTGGGTCCCAGGAAGAAAGTTCTTAATGCCATAAACAGAAGGAAGCAGGTGTTCCAACAGCCTGGGCAGCTGGTAGACACCAGCCTCTGA